A region from the Deinococcus radiotolerans genome encodes:
- a CDS encoding aminopeptidase, which yields MRRRVWVAALVAGGALLSGCADVRYLSQAAGGQLDLLRRARPVAEVLADPGTPAGVRRRLQLASDVRAFAVAPEAAGGLGLPDHGSFLKYVDVGRPYVVWNVFSAPEFSVTLDTSCFPVAGCVGYRGYFTESAAQAYAQQRRAAGRDVNVDGVSAYSTLGYLKDPVLSTMLSYPDATLIRTIIHELSHPSLYVPGDTVFNESYATAVEEEGMRRWLDQHGTPELREQDQLAQARQADFEALLLGTRARLEALYAQSGLTEAARRERKAEVLTDMDARYAALKATWGGYAGYDAFFARSVNNATLGAVAAYATLVPDFQALLAHVNGHLPTFIEAARVCSRRPQAERAACLRGT from the coding sequence GGCGCTCGTGGCCGGCGGAGCGCTCCTGAGCGGCTGCGCGGACGTGCGGTACCTGTCGCAGGCGGCCGGCGGGCAGCTGGACCTGCTGCGCCGAGCCCGGCCAGTCGCGGAGGTGCTGGCGGACCCGGGCACCCCGGCAGGCGTGCGGCGGCGCCTGCAACTGGCGTCGGACGTGCGGGCGTTCGCCGTGGCGCCGGAAGCGGCGGGCGGGCTGGGCCTACCGGATCACGGGTCCTTCCTGAAGTACGTGGACGTGGGGCGGCCGTACGTGGTGTGGAACGTCTTCTCCGCGCCGGAATTCAGCGTGACGCTAGACACGTCGTGCTTCCCGGTGGCGGGCTGCGTGGGCTACCGCGGGTACTTCACAGAGTCGGCGGCGCAGGCGTACGCGCAGCAGCGGCGCGCAGCGGGCCGGGACGTGAACGTGGACGGCGTGAGCGCCTACTCCACGCTGGGGTACCTGAAAGACCCAGTGCTGTCCACCATGCTGAGTTACCCGGACGCGACCCTGATCCGCACGATCATTCATGAACTCTCCCACCCGAGCCTGTACGTACCGGGCGACACGGTCTTCAACGAGTCGTACGCCACGGCCGTTGAGGAAGAGGGCATGCGCCGCTGGCTGGACCAGCACGGCACGCCCGAACTGCGTGAACAGGACCAGCTGGCGCAGGCACGTCAGGCGGACTTCGAGGCGCTGCTGCTCGGCACCCGCGCGCGACTGGAGGCCCTGTACGCCCAGTCCGGCTTGACCGAGGCGGCCCGCCGGGAACGCAAGGCCGAGGTGCTGACCGACATGGATGCCCGCTACGCCGCCCTGAAGGCCACCTGGGGCGGGTACGCAGGTTACGACGCGTTCTTCGCGCGGAGCGTGAACAACGCGACGCTGGGCGCTGTGGCCGCCTACGCCACCCTGGTCCCGGACTTCCAGGCGCTCCTCGCCCACGTGAACGGTCACCTGCCCACCTTCATCGAAGCCGCCCGCGTGTGCAGCCGCCGCCCGCAGGCGGAACGCGCCGCGTGCCTGCGCGGAACCTGA